The Coregonus clupeaformis isolate EN_2021a chromosome 26, ASM2061545v1, whole genome shotgun sequence genome window below encodes:
- the LOC121540063 gene encoding endothelial zinc finger protein induced by tumor necrosis factor alpha-like, with the protein MVFHPSENVDLNEMEVPPEQKHCEQEWSPEPIQFKEEQEALRTSQEAQIQGIETDTKDSIFTSACVKSDCDEHPTQLSHLYQAPKEGNRERDTLPNTTTEQIKTEPDGEDYRESEPTSVSQPVSAVNPVCSAAQSEKSESVSGMENGGPLSNFKPVKSKRINMVKGQRPRINIKGKQSTPLSLLKSPSQSHATPCCCKVCAKSFHYMGSLIKHVQTHTMDKEGICGVLLCGKRFQSTESMKDHLQTHIAARFCCDVCGKWFSKNSQLTVHMRSHTGDKPFSCPVCDTCFMQNGDLKRHTRSHTGEKRYLCPDCGKTFNRSGHLKIHMRTHTVEK; encoded by the exons ATGGTTTTCCACccatcagagaatgttgacttgaatgaGA TGGAGGTCCCCCCTGAGCAGAagcactgtgagcaggagtggagcccAGAGCCCATACAATTTAAAGAGGAACAGGAGGCACTCCGGACCAGTCAGGAAGCGCAGATTCAAGGGATTGAGACTGATACTAAAGACTCCATATTCACTTCTGCCTGTGTGAAAAGTGACTGTGATGAGCATCCAACTCAGCTCTCACATCTCTATCAAGCCCCAAaggaaggaaacagagagagagatactctaCCCAATACTACAACTGAACAGATCAAAACAGAACCTGATGGAGAGGACTATAGAGAATCAGAACCAACCAGTGTCTCTCAGCCTGTCTCTGCTGTAAATCCAGTCTGTTCTGCAGCTCAAAGTGAAAAGAGTGAAAGTGTCAGTGGTATGGAGAATGGAGGACCTCTGTCAAATTTTAAGCCGGTCAAATCAAAGAGAATAAATATGGTAAAAGGACAAAGGCCCCGTATCAATATTAAGGGTAAGCAATCCACACCGTTGTCCCTCCTGAAATCACCCAGTCAAAGTCATGCTACTCCTTGTTGTTGTAAGGTTTGTGCCAAGTCTTTTCATTACATGGGCTCATTAATTAAACATGTTCAAACCCATACAATGGATAAAGAAGGCATTTGTGGTGTGCTGCTTTGTGGAAAACGTTTTCAGTCCACAGAAAGTATGAAAGATCACCTCCAAACTCACATTGCAGCTAGGTTTTGTTGTGATGTTTGTGGTAAATGGTTCAGCAAGAACAGTCAGCTGACAGTACACATGAGGAGCCACACAGGGGATAAACCCTTTTCCTGCCCTGTTTGTGATACATGCTTCATGCAGAATGGAGATTTGAAAAGACACACGAGGAGCCACACTGGGGAGAAACGATATCTCTGTCCTGATTGTGGCAAAACATTCAATCGGAGTGGACATCTAAAAATACACATGAGGACCCACACAGTGGAGAAATGA
- the LOC121540608 gene encoding zinc finger protein 239, which produces GQEDPEPTQIKEEQEELRTSQEEEQFQGLEADTIENIFIPVCVKSDRDEDPTQLAHLYQAQKEGNGERDTLPNITTEQIKTEPDGEDYRESEATSVSQPFSAVNLDCSAAQSENSQSVSGMETGGPPPGFKPVISKMVKGQSSHINTKGKNSTQLSLLKSPSQSHATPCCCKVCCKSFHHMGSLIKHVQTHRKDKESICGVCGKCFQSTESMKGHLKTHIAARFCCDVCSKGFSKNSELIVHMRIHTGESPYHCCHCGKAFKQNGNLKIHMRTHTGEKSYICPDCGKGFSIASNLKVHTRTHTRETILMSS; this is translated from the coding sequence gggcaggaggacccagaacccacacagattaaagaggaacaggaggaactccggaccagtcaggaggaagagcagtttCAAGGGCTTGAGGCAGATACCATAGAGAACATATTCATTCCTGTCTGTGTGAAAAGTGACCGTGATGAGGACCCAACTCAGCTCGCACATCTCTATCAAGCCCAAAAGGAAggaaacggagagagagacactttACCCAATATTACAACTGAACAGATCAAAACAGAACCTGATGGAGAGGACTACAGAGAATCAGAAGCAACCAGTGTCTCTCAGCCTTTCTCTGCTGTAAATCTAGACTGTTCTGCAGCTCAGAGTGAAAACAGTCAAAGTGTCAGTGGTATGGAGACAGGAGGACCTCCACCAGGTTTTAAGCCAGTCATATCAAAGATGGTAAAAGGACAAAGCTCCCATATCAATACTAAGGGTAAGAATTCCACACAGTTATCCCTCCTGAAATCACCCAGTCAAAGTCATGCTACTCCCTGTTGTTGTAAGGTGTGTTGTAAGTCTTTTCATCACATGGGTTCATTAATTAAACACGTGCAAACTCATAGAAAGGATAAAGAAAGTATTTGTGGTGTGTGTGGAAAATGTTTTCAGTCCACAGAAAGTATGAAAGGTCACCTAAAAACTCACATTGCAGCTAGGTTTTGTTGTGATGTTTGTAGTAAAGGGTTCAGCAAGAACAGTGAGCTGATAGTGCACATGAGGATTCACACAGGGGAGAGTCCATATCATTGTTGTCATTGTGGCAAAGCATTCAAACAGAATGGAAATCTAAAAATACACATGAGGacccacacaggggagaaatcgTATATCTGTCCTGATTGTGGCAAAGGATTCAGCATTGCCAGTAATCTGAAAGTGCACACGAGGACTCACACGAGAGAGACCATACTGATGTCTTCATAG